GAACAGGGTTATGCTCTACTTTTTGCACGGCAGCGATCAGCTCATCTTTGTCGATGGGTTTAAGCAGATAATCAATGGCATTCACCTTGAAAGCTTTGACAGCGTACTCATCATAGGCAGTAGTAAAAATGAGCTGAAAATCGATTGGAGCTAGTGTCTCTAACATCTCAAATGCATTCATATGCGGCATTTCAATGTCTACGAAAGCCATCACGGGCTTCTGACTTTTTAGGGCTATTAGGGTTTCTTGAGCTGAACGGTAGTGACCAATCACCTTCACCGAAGGGCAGTAATGGGTCAATTGCCACTGAAGCGTTTCCAGGCAGTGTAATTCATCGTCTACCAAAATAGCCGTGAGTGAATCAGGTTTTATGATTGGGTCAGCCATAGAAGTTTGCAACTTAGTAAGCAGTGGGGATTTCTACTATAACTCGGGTTCCAGCGGCTAAATTATCCGCATCGACTAAATCTATCAGTTGAATATCAGCTTTTTGACCCAAAAGTTCAGCTAAGGCCTTAATGCGATCCGCCGCAATTTTGCTGCCCATCGATTTCTTTTTCGTGGCCGTTTTGCTTGGTAACTGTTCTGCGTGATGACGCTCGGCGTGACGACGCTCGGCGTGACGACGTGCGGATATTGGCCGTCCTACTCCGTTGTCTTCAATCACAACTTTCAGTTTGCTCTCGTTCTCTTGTTGATGTATTGAAACGCTTAAATGACCGTCGCCTTCCGGTTTATGTAGCAGTCCGTGCCAGATAGCATTCTCGACGTAAGGTTGTAAAATCATGGGTGGTACGTTTGCGAACCGGGCATCGATAGAATCATCTACTTCGATCTTATACGTGAATTTATGTTCAAATCTTAGACTTTCCATCTCGATATAGAGGCGTAGGGCAGTTAGCTCTTCTGACAAAGGAATTGTCTGAAGGTCAGAGTTTTGCAAAATCATTCGAATGAGTCGAGAAAACTTGGTGAGATAGTCTGACGCTTTCTCCGATTGCTTTTTAAGTACGAACCAGTTGATAGAATTCAAACTGTTGAACAAGAAATGAGGATTCATCTGGGAACGCAGAGCAGTCATTTTCAAGGCGGCTGTCCGACGGGCAAAGTCCTGTTCTACCTTCTTTTCGCGGGCGCGGGTCAAGTAACCTAATGTGATGGCGAATAAAAGGACTTGGCCTAATATTCCAACTTCTACAAAGTAAGCAGGGCCACCCAGCGTGGCGTACACATCCGTAATAAAGCGGCTTTGCCAGGAAATAGAAAAAGCGTAGGCGAAGTACAAGATCATCATCACCAAAATGAAGCTATTGGCGGCTACGTAGTACCTGATAACATTCGTGCGATACGTCAGTGCCAATTTTATGTGTAGGATGATAATACCCCCAAACTCCACCAAAGAGAGCACACGAAAGGCATCCGGAAAAATTGCCAATGCATGAACTAGTTTGTCCGTTGCTTCTGCGTGGCAATTGAGCGTGTATACTCCGAGCCAACTGCTAAAAAAAACCAGGTTTGCTATGATAAAACTACGTAGGGCAGTATCGGCTATTAGGTCTTCGGCAAATAGGGAAATGATCTTTCGGGAGAATTGAAAAAAACTA
This region of Tunicatimonas pelagia genomic DNA includes:
- a CDS encoding LytR/AlgR family response regulator transcription factor; this translates as MADPIIKPDSLTAILVDDELHCLETLQWQLTHYCPSVKVIGHYRSAQETLIALKSQKPVMAFVDIEMPHMNAFEMLETLAPIDFQLIFTTAYDEYAVKAFKVNAIDYLLKPIDKDELIAAVQKVEHNPVQKQQYQALRQFLHSPHLEDKRITFSTQEGLEVVAIQDIIRCQSDSNYSDILLVDERKITISRTLKEVEEMLKAYSFFRVHHSHLVNLRHIRKYLRGDGGAVVMSDQSQVSVARSRKEQLLSLLT
- a CDS encoding histidine kinase, translating into MKRFTTQLITSLLAYSATMFGMAMPGMAMPGLESSRLINLEPATKVNSTDDSTFIKSDSLVIQHITYLTDTSCTMTFDQVLSVRSRSAPFPGNYNVYQGHYCHWFRSDITNESFQAQSTILTTGYHQYAELYLMRNGKLAEVRQAGNALPLDERDVTSVWRSTYVNTFRLRFPPRSTTTIYVKTHSPYGPNIYGKNTQKLFRFIPVSTIEKSAHQHTFLTGFVQGALWFVFFFHLIQYAISPSRPLLWYCIFLSSITLYLLDKEFLLLQLFPSYVYVQDYVFLIAIGLSYTSFFQFSRKIISLFAEDLIADTALRSFIIANLVFFSSWLGVYTLNCHAEATDKLVHALAIFPDAFRVLSLVEFGGIIILHIKLALTYRTNVIRYYVAANSFILVMMILYFAYAFSISWQSRFITDVYATLGGPAYFVEVGILGQVLLFAITLGYLTRAREKKVEQDFARRTAALKMTALRSQMNPHFLFNSLNSINWFVLKKQSEKASDYLTKFSRLIRMILQNSDLQTIPLSEELTALRLYIEMESLRFEHKFTYKIEVDDSIDARFANVPPMILQPYVENAIWHGLLHKPEGDGHLSVSIHQQENESKLKVVIEDNGVGRPISARRHAERRHAERHHAEQLPSKTATKKKSMGSKIAADRIKALAELLGQKADIQLIDLVDADNLAAGTRVIVEIPTAY